One Roseimaritima multifibrata DNA window includes the following coding sequences:
- a CDS encoding sialate O-acetylesterase produces MQIQKHIVTLEWFTALVALLLPMTVCEANEPLTPAKRPLKVFILTGQSNMQGHAQVRTIDAIQLNPQAAPLLKLMKNEDGTLRTCERTWISSIGSAQEEQTGRLTAGFGAAANGPKIGPEFTFGLEMEATHEDPILIIKTAWGGKSLNTDFRPPSAGPYEFNAQQLENFKKQNKDIDKILADKTDATGRYYHLMIDHVKSVLADISRVYPEYDKAQGYELAGIVWFQGWNDMVDGGSYPNRNQSGGYDQYSTLLTHFIRDVRKDLDSPNLPFVIGVMGVGGPTNLYGPDQQRYLTVHQGFRDAMAAPASMPEFKGNVAVVLTENYWDTEFVTLRNQERSFKPQVDKIKAEMKEGSLSRDQGMAAIDKIYNANFDQRQMRILKESVSNQDYHYLGSAGIIGQIGQGFSQAMNTMIE; encoded by the coding sequence ATGCAAATTCAAAAACATATTGTGACTCTTGAATGGTTCACCGCCCTCGTTGCGTTGCTTTTACCTATGACGGTTTGCGAAGCGAATGAGCCGCTTACCCCTGCAAAAAGGCCGCTAAAGGTATTCATCCTAACGGGGCAATCGAACATGCAAGGGCATGCTCAGGTTCGCACCATCGATGCGATACAGCTAAACCCGCAAGCAGCTCCTCTGCTAAAGCTGATGAAAAATGAGGACGGCACGCTTCGGACATGCGAGCGAACCTGGATCTCGTCGATTGGCTCCGCTCAAGAAGAACAAACCGGACGCCTAACCGCTGGTTTCGGTGCTGCCGCAAACGGGCCCAAAATCGGTCCCGAGTTCACGTTTGGACTCGAGATGGAAGCGACGCACGAAGACCCCATCCTGATCATCAAAACCGCCTGGGGCGGAAAGAGCCTAAACACAGATTTCCGTCCTCCCAGTGCCGGCCCATACGAATTCAATGCCCAACAACTGGAAAATTTCAAGAAACAAAACAAGGACATCGACAAAATCCTGGCGGATAAAACCGACGCGACAGGTCGGTACTACCACCTGATGATCGATCACGTGAAATCCGTACTGGCAGATATCTCTCGTGTCTATCCAGAATACGATAAAGCGCAAGGTTACGAGCTGGCAGGGATTGTCTGGTTCCAGGGCTGGAATGACATGGTCGACGGTGGCAGTTACCCCAACCGGAATCAGTCGGGTGGATACGACCAATACAGCACACTTCTGACTCACTTCATCCGCGATGTACGGAAAGATCTGGACTCACCCAATCTGCCATTTGTGATCGGTGTTATGGGCGTCGGCGGGCCGACGAATCTGTACGGCCCGGATCAACAACGCTATCTGACGGTTCATCAGGGTTTCCGTGACGCGATGGCGGCTCCCGCTTCCATGCCAGAATTCAAAGGGAACGTCGCCGTTGTGCTCACCGAAAACTACTGGGATACCGAATTTGTTACCCTGCGAAATCAAGAGCGATCCTTCAAGCCTCAGGTCGATAAAATCAAGGCCGAGATGAAAGAAGGCAGTCTAAGTCGCGATCAAGGAATGGCCGCGATCGACAAAATCTACAATGCCAATTTTGACCAGAGGCAAATGCGGATCCTAAAAGAGAGCGTCTCAAACCAAGACTATCACTATCTGGGATCCGCAGGAATCATCGGCCAGATTGGGCAAGGTTTTTCCCAAGCAATGAATACGATGATTGAGTGA